A part of Actinobaculum sp. 313 genomic DNA contains:
- a CDS encoding MoxR family ATPase: MLEIQQVTEENAAWFADTYGRITGNVGRALLGREEVVRLALACMFAGGHLLLEDAPGTGKTALARALAATVQGTHSRIQFTPDLLPSDITGVEIYNQKSNEWEFNKGPIFASIVLADEINRASPKTQSALLEVMEESRVTVGRVTHEVDTPFMVIATQNPVEQAGTYPLPEAQLDRFLVKTMIGYPDRSVGIEILKGSAEPDRSRTLPAVISTQAVQGMAVMAGVNYVNDAILDYVQRLVMATRSHKNVRLGVSTRGAISMVRVARVWALSQGRNFVLPDDIKFLAEPVWAHRLVMDPDAEFAGATAQQVIAETLKDVSVPTVRK; the protein is encoded by the coding sequence ATGCTAGAGATTCAGCAGGTCACCGAGGAAAACGCGGCCTGGTTCGCCGATACCTACGGGCGTATCACCGGAAACGTCGGCCGTGCGCTGCTCGGCCGCGAAGAAGTGGTGAGATTGGCGCTCGCCTGCATGTTCGCAGGTGGACACCTGCTCCTGGAGGATGCTCCGGGAACAGGGAAGACGGCACTCGCCCGGGCGCTGGCTGCCACGGTACAGGGCACGCATTCTCGTATTCAGTTCACACCGGACCTGCTTCCCTCCGACATCACGGGTGTGGAGATCTACAACCAGAAGAGTAACGAGTGGGAATTCAACAAGGGTCCAATCTTTGCCTCGATCGTGCTGGCAGATGAGATCAACCGCGCGTCGCCGAAGACTCAGTCAGCGCTATTGGAAGTGATGGAGGAGAGCCGGGTGACGGTCGGACGCGTCACACACGAGGTCGATACTCCGTTCATGGTGATCGCCACCCAGAACCCCGTTGAGCAGGCGGGTACGTACCCGCTGCCAGAGGCACAATTGGATCGTTTCCTCGTGAAGACTATGATCGGATACCCGGATCGGAGCGTCGGCATCGAGATCCTCAAGGGGTCGGCCGAACCGGACCGCTCACGAACTCTGCCGGCGGTGATCTCCACCCAGGCCGTGCAGGGCATGGCGGTGATGGCGGGTGTCAACTATGTCAACGACGCCATCCTCGACTATGTGCAACGGCTGGTTATGGCAACTCGCTCGCATAAGAATGTGCGCCTGGGTGTGTCCACCCGTGGAGCTATCTCCATGGTGCGTGTGGCACGGGTATGGGCGCTGTCGCAGGGCCGCAATTTCGTGTTGCCGGATGACATCAAGTTCCTCGCCGAACCCGTGTGGGCACATCGGCTCGTGATGGACCCCGACGCGGAGTTCGCCGGAGCCACGGCACAACAGGTGATTGCGGAAACGCTGAAGGACGTCTCCGTCCCGACCGTCCGAAAGTAA
- a CDS encoding Ig-like domain-containing protein, whose translation MQDAFGKTATARIRVGIAPPTTVNQAPVAARDEVNVRPGVRIAAPVTENDTDPDGDPITLVQDSAQTSETSMDLSQRGNSVVIETPAQEGSYQVSYQITDGRGGFANGLLTVNVSQTAPERAPVARDDAVDRQDAYGKKTVRVNVLANDEDPDGDILESTVSSGDDGVKVNQDGTLTIDTAETRRVILYTVTDGSDLSASAIVRVPANTLSGPTVDSTKVPILVESGKRTTINLNDYVMSRPGHSVMIADPSKVAASVGWDGSSLVVDDDTLAFTAREDFSGSTSITLPVTDGSSRDDPSGRTATVTLPIEVSPEGNRAPIFTPTSVEVEAGGDTATVNLNAMTVDDDGDPLEYSVGTTPDGISADLNGSVLRIKAAASAQVGTAGTVRLTISDGKDDVQGALPVVIVRTDKPLIQISEHVATVSAGSTTRFDVTEFAINPFPNEPLTLSGTPTVTSGNATVSAAGTVVAVTTPDNVHGQVIVEYHLQDATRDPSRTVRGILRLNVQGRPDPVTGISAQATDAHTAIIRWTNGSPNGSDFTRFVVRDLTSGKEQSCPVGSQCIMGDLELGDHTFEVIAYNAVGGSDPARSGTIRLDVVPKAPQNVTGEATDGHVSFRWDAAETEGSPVQSYTVNYCTGHTTVSATTVTVDVPNGTACTATVVANNAQGSSAASAPSQSVTPYGPPGPVKDLKAENTTFGETSGSGGTVVISWAAPDSNNGRAIENYVVQYPGGTQTTTATSVTVDLPYGDHSVAVYAVNDAARGSNSETKNATVAVRGVPGKPTGGSVRATGQAGQLAVTSPSGGGAVNGWKDSEIAYEMSVNSGPWQAVSGTIDGLEDGKDNSVKFRATATFNSQKYSSAESDTVSATPYGTPEAPKLECRNVSSNSRTVTCSWSGGNFHGTAGGFELSGSASGNVDASGSTTFDPGWSADWRVCITAYRSTPSGGNAAAQNCANGRTGDKIERYTFSIGDENKIQVRFDGYDTPQTGTGEVSCTGPSGARSVIFTVDSNGNVSQRDLELEGGGIARAGDVNSAYDNWKCTGNAAPH comes from the coding sequence GTGCAGGATGCTTTCGGTAAGACCGCGACGGCGCGCATCCGGGTGGGCATTGCGCCGCCCACCACGGTGAATCAGGCGCCGGTGGCGGCCCGCGACGAGGTCAATGTTCGCCCAGGTGTGCGCATCGCGGCGCCGGTCACGGAGAACGACACCGATCCGGATGGAGACCCGATTACCTTGGTGCAGGACTCGGCGCAGACCAGTGAGACATCAATGGATTTGTCGCAGCGTGGCAATTCCGTGGTGATTGAGACCCCGGCGCAAGAGGGTTCTTACCAGGTTTCCTACCAGATCACCGACGGTCGCGGCGGCTTCGCCAACGGGTTACTCACCGTGAATGTGTCGCAGACTGCTCCGGAGCGAGCACCCGTAGCGCGCGACGACGCCGTGGACCGGCAGGACGCCTACGGCAAGAAAACGGTACGCGTCAACGTGCTCGCCAACGACGAGGACCCGGATGGAGACATCCTGGAGAGCACGGTGAGCAGCGGCGACGACGGCGTCAAGGTGAACCAGGATGGCACGCTGACCATTGACACGGCCGAGACGAGGCGCGTCATTTTGTACACGGTCACGGACGGCTCAGATCTGTCTGCTTCGGCGATTGTGCGCGTTCCGGCCAACACTCTCAGCGGCCCCACCGTCGATTCGACGAAGGTTCCCATTCTTGTGGAATCCGGTAAGAGGACGACGATCAACCTCAATGACTACGTCATGTCGCGCCCCGGACACTCGGTGATGATCGCCGACCCGAGCAAGGTGGCTGCTTCCGTAGGTTGGGACGGATCGAGCCTGGTTGTGGATGATGACACCCTAGCGTTTACCGCGCGGGAGGACTTCTCCGGGTCCACCTCCATAACCTTGCCGGTCACCGATGGCAGCAGCCGGGATGATCCGAGCGGCAGAACCGCCACGGTGACTCTTCCCATCGAGGTGTCACCAGAAGGCAACCGAGCCCCGATCTTCACCCCGACGTCCGTGGAGGTAGAGGCCGGTGGAGATACGGCAACCGTCAACTTGAACGCCATGACCGTGGACGACGACGGCGATCCGTTGGAGTACTCGGTAGGCACCACTCCCGATGGAATATCCGCCGATCTCAACGGCTCCGTTTTGCGTATCAAAGCGGCAGCCTCCGCGCAGGTGGGCACGGCGGGCACAGTCCGCCTCACGATCAGTGATGGCAAGGACGATGTGCAGGGCGCGCTCCCAGTTGTGATCGTGCGAACCGACAAGCCTCTGATTCAGATCAGCGAACATGTGGCAACGGTCAGCGCCGGGTCGACAACGCGTTTCGATGTGACGGAGTTTGCCATTAATCCCTTTCCGAATGAGCCGTTGACTCTCTCCGGTACTCCGACGGTGACCTCCGGCAATGCCACGGTGAGTGCCGCCGGCACCGTCGTAGCGGTGACAACGCCGGATAATGTGCACGGGCAAGTCATCGTCGAATACCACCTACAGGACGCCACACGGGATCCCTCGCGTACCGTGCGGGGCATCCTGCGCCTGAACGTGCAGGGCCGCCCGGATCCGGTGACGGGAATCTCGGCTCAGGCCACCGACGCGCATACGGCCATTATCCGCTGGACGAACGGTTCGCCGAACGGTTCCGATTTCACGCGCTTCGTGGTGCGGGATCTGACATCGGGGAAGGAGCAGAGTTGCCCGGTTGGCTCCCAGTGCATCATGGGCGATCTCGAACTGGGCGACCACACCTTCGAGGTAATCGCATACAACGCGGTGGGTGGTTCAGATCCGGCACGTTCCGGGACGATCAGGTTGGACGTGGTGCCGAAGGCGCCGCAGAACGTCACGGGGGAGGCCACCGATGGGCACGTCTCCTTCCGTTGGGATGCCGCCGAGACCGAGGGCAGCCCGGTGCAGTCATATACGGTGAACTACTGCACCGGCCATACAACGGTCTCGGCGACGACGGTAACCGTCGATGTTCCCAACGGCACCGCCTGCACCGCCACGGTGGTGGCCAACAATGCACAGGGCTCATCGGCAGCCTCGGCGCCCTCACAATCCGTCACCCCCTACGGGCCACCCGGACCGGTGAAGGATCTGAAGGCGGAGAACACCACCTTCGGAGAGACGTCTGGTAGCGGTGGCACGGTTGTTATTTCTTGGGCTGCGCCCGATTCGAATAACGGCCGGGCGATTGAGAACTACGTGGTGCAATATCCCGGTGGAACGCAGACGACTACCGCTACTTCGGTGACTGTCGATCTGCCCTACGGTGACCATTCGGTCGCGGTGTATGCCGTAAATGATGCGGCGCGTGGCTCCAACTCCGAGACGAAGAACGCCACCGTCGCGGTGCGCGGCGTACCGGGCAAACCAACCGGCGGCTCCGTGCGAGCCACCGGTCAGGCCGGGCAACTCGCCGTTACTTCGCCGAGTGGAGGCGGGGCCGTCAACGGCTGGAAGGACAGCGAGATTGCCTATGAGATGAGCGTGAACAGTGGTCCGTGGCAGGCCGTCTCCGGAACGATTGATGGGCTGGAGGACGGTAAGGACAACTCGGTGAAGTTCCGAGCCACAGCCACCTTTAACAGCCAGAAGTACTCGAGTGCGGAAAGCGACACGGTCTCTGCGACCCCATACGGAACCCCGGAAGCGCCCAAACTCGAATGCCGCAATGTCAGCAGCAATTCGCGTACGGTGACGTGCTCCTGGAGCGGAGGCAATTTCCACGGGACGGCCGGCGGGTTTGAACTGTCGGGGTCCGCAAGTGGCAACGTGGACGCCTCCGGTAGCACCACCTTCGATCCGGGCTGGAGTGCCGACTGGAGAGTCTGCATCACCGCCTACCGCAGTACACCCAGCGGTGGCAACGCCGCTGCCCAGAACTGTGCGAATGGCAGGACCGGCGACAAGATTGAGCGTTACACCTTCTCCATCGGAGACGAAAACAAGATCCAGGTGCGATTCGACGGTTACGACACACCTCAAACGGGCACCGGCGAAGTCAGTTGCACCGGTCCCTCCGGTGCGCGCAGCGTGATCTTCACCGTGGATAGCAACGGTAATGTCAGCCAACGTGATTTGGAGCTAGAGGGAGGAGGCATCGCACGAGCAGGAGATGTCAATAGCGCATATGACAACTGGAAGTGCACCGGTAACGCGGCACCGCACTAG
- a CDS encoding Ig-like domain-containing protein, whose amino-acid sequence MPGEQEIKLLVSDGQATGEGTFTVNVTEGGNKPPRANADHARVAVGETVTVAPLENDVDANGDQLSLVGISTAPSGLIAQISAALGTVTVSADKPGTYYLSYSVSDGPSTSVGVIRVDAFEADNETPPVLEDDLALLPSGGQTVVDVLSNDTDPAGGVLTVQSVQTVDGSPLVVSPVNHETVRITAPSGLTEPVEFTYTASNGVSSSTARVTAIPTPTADDSQPPEAGDDTLVVRSGDVGSVAVLDNDRSPAGLTLTVLPDVQSNADPAMGEVFLSDNVIRFRAGEKTGSTHAVYTVRDSLGNVASARVNITVTAVDEQKNTAPTPQNITARAIAGQTVTIPVQLDGIDAEGDSVELVGVGESPIWARRRREPYRSPIRRIRVLPAPTLSPTLCRMLSVRPRRRASGWALRRPPR is encoded by the coding sequence ATGCCCGGAGAGCAGGAGATTAAGCTGCTTGTTTCGGACGGGCAGGCCACCGGGGAGGGAACCTTCACCGTCAATGTGACCGAGGGCGGAAACAAACCGCCGCGCGCCAACGCCGATCATGCCCGTGTGGCCGTGGGAGAGACGGTGACGGTGGCGCCTCTGGAGAACGACGTTGATGCCAACGGCGACCAGCTCTCCCTGGTCGGAATCAGCACCGCCCCCAGCGGTCTTATTGCCCAGATTTCCGCCGCTCTCGGAACGGTGACCGTTTCGGCGGATAAGCCGGGAACCTACTACCTGTCGTATTCCGTATCCGACGGTCCATCCACTTCGGTGGGAGTGATCCGTGTTGATGCCTTCGAGGCGGACAATGAGACGCCACCTGTGCTGGAGGACGATCTCGCACTATTGCCCTCCGGTGGGCAGACCGTCGTCGACGTGCTTTCCAATGACACCGACCCGGCGGGCGGGGTGCTCACGGTGCAATCGGTGCAGACTGTGGACGGTTCACCACTGGTTGTCTCTCCGGTGAACCACGAGACGGTTCGTATTACCGCACCCTCTGGCCTGACCGAGCCGGTCGAGTTCACATACACCGCATCCAATGGCGTGTCATCATCGACGGCGCGGGTAACGGCCATCCCGACGCCGACAGCCGACGATTCCCAGCCCCCGGAAGCCGGAGATGACACCCTGGTGGTGCGCTCGGGCGACGTGGGCTCCGTCGCCGTGTTGGACAATGACCGTTCCCCGGCGGGGTTGACGTTGACCGTGTTGCCGGATGTGCAATCCAATGCGGATCCGGCCATGGGCGAGGTCTTCCTCTCCGACAACGTGATCCGTTTCCGTGCCGGCGAGAAAACCGGTTCCACGCATGCCGTCTACACGGTGCGGGATTCCCTCGGTAATGTTGCTTCCGCCAGGGTGAATATTACGGTGACCGCGGTCGACGAACAGAAGAACACCGCTCCCACTCCGCAGAACATCACGGCACGTGCCATTGCCGGCCAGACCGTTACCATCCCGGTGCAACTGGACGGTATTGATGCCGAGGGTGACTCGGTTGAACTGGTGGGTGTGGGCGAATCCCCCATCTGGGCACGGCGTCGGCGGGAACCGTATCGATCACCTATAAGGCGGATCCGCGTTCTTCCGGCACCGACACTTTCACCTACATTGTGCAGGATGCTTTCGGTAAGACCGCGACGGCGCGCATCCGGGTGGGCATTGCGCCGCCCACCACGGTGA
- a CDS encoding Ig-like domain-containing protein, which yields MSKRAQRAVSIMLTAILVAVYIVVVVNNDGIDRTELSLDDNGVWVINNRERLVGHLNYPARSIDASAGTNADSDVMQEKDTVFSENLTDNTLASLVASDVTIGTPHALGGANQTGIGNGTLGILNSATGEAWITPTETFDTFATSVDEPIWTDLTDGALAVGQNGAVHVVSAQEGVWRSSVPEGSTRTITEHKLPANVAGGDSVQITAVGKDSVVLDATSGVVVLPSGSMVDLGDSEQLQLQQAGPEADEVLIASATTLYEVNLTSGGITRVASDADNPQASGVAAQPVRHEGCAYAAWSGSGRVVRDCAGTENDDAVGDPDLAQAQQPVFRVNRRVIVLNDISDGKVWLPDEDMFMISDWDEDLSEEKVETESQENSADLTEQRADPDREEENQPPVAQDDEFGVRPGRTTTLPVTMNDSDKDGDILTVAPVTEPGFGTLNQIRNGEALQIDTPEDAAGSTVFDYEASDGRGGSDTATVTVNVHPFSENEAPTQWMLSEAEMSAGGTLTLQVLGDWIDPDGDAIYLAGAIAPEDFDVSYQENGSLTISHLGACPESRRLSCLFRTGRPPGREPSPSM from the coding sequence ATGTCGAAGAGGGCCCAGCGCGCCGTGTCGATCATGCTCACTGCCATCTTGGTTGCTGTTTACATCGTCGTCGTCGTGAACAACGACGGGATCGACCGCACCGAACTCTCCCTGGACGATAACGGCGTCTGGGTAATCAACAACCGTGAGCGTCTGGTGGGCCACCTCAACTATCCGGCCCGTTCCATTGACGCATCCGCCGGCACCAACGCGGATTCTGACGTTATGCAGGAGAAAGACACCGTCTTCTCGGAAAACCTCACTGACAACACCCTGGCCTCACTGGTGGCATCGGATGTGACAATCGGTACGCCGCACGCGCTCGGTGGCGCCAACCAGACGGGAATCGGCAATGGGACACTCGGCATTCTGAACTCCGCCACCGGAGAGGCGTGGATTACCCCCACCGAGACCTTCGATACCTTCGCGACCTCCGTCGACGAACCGATTTGGACTGACCTCACCGACGGCGCGCTGGCCGTGGGCCAGAACGGGGCGGTACACGTGGTTTCCGCACAGGAGGGGGTCTGGCGCTCATCCGTTCCCGAAGGCTCGACGCGGACCATCACCGAACACAAACTCCCGGCCAATGTGGCCGGGGGAGATTCCGTTCAGATCACAGCGGTTGGGAAGGATTCCGTGGTTCTGGACGCAACCAGCGGAGTCGTCGTGCTTCCCAGCGGCAGCATGGTTGATCTCGGAGATTCCGAGCAGCTGCAGCTGCAGCAGGCCGGCCCGGAGGCGGATGAGGTGCTTATCGCGTCCGCCACCACCCTGTATGAGGTCAATCTCACAAGCGGAGGAATAACGCGGGTTGCCTCCGACGCGGACAACCCGCAGGCATCCGGTGTTGCCGCCCAGCCGGTGAGGCACGAGGGGTGTGCATACGCCGCCTGGTCGGGTAGCGGCCGTGTCGTGCGCGACTGCGCCGGAACGGAGAACGACGACGCCGTCGGCGATCCGGATCTGGCCCAAGCGCAGCAGCCGGTGTTTCGGGTCAACCGCCGGGTGATCGTGCTCAACGACATATCCGACGGCAAGGTATGGCTGCCCGACGAGGACATGTTCATGATCTCGGACTGGGATGAGGATCTGAGCGAAGAGAAGGTGGAGACGGAGTCGCAGGAGAACAGCGCCGATCTGACCGAGCAGCGTGCGGATCCGGATCGGGAAGAGGAGAACCAGCCGCCGGTGGCGCAAGACGATGAGTTCGGTGTGCGCCCAGGCCGTACCACCACCCTCCCCGTGACGATGAACGATTCGGATAAGGATGGCGACATACTGACCGTTGCCCCGGTAACCGAGCCCGGTTTCGGCACCTTGAACCAGATACGCAACGGCGAGGCATTGCAGATCGACACCCCGGAGGATGCCGCCGGTTCAACGGTCTTCGACTACGAGGCCAGCGATGGTCGGGGAGGTAGCGATACCGCGACGGTGACGGTCAACGTGCATCCCTTCTCGGAGAATGAGGCACCAACGCAGTGGATGCTCAGTGAGGCGGAGATGAGCGCCGGAGGAACGCTGACACTGCAGGTTCTGGGTGACTGGATCGACCCCGACGGCGACGCCATCTATTTGGCCGGAGCGATCGCCCCGGAGGACTTCGACGTTTCTTACCAGGAGAATGGCTCGCTGACTATCTCCCATCTGGGGGCATGCCCGGAGAGCAGGAGATTAAGCTGCTTGTTTCGGACGGGCAGGCCACCGGGGAGGGAACCTTCACCGTCAATGTGA
- a CDS encoding FGGY family carbohydrate kinase encodes MRILALEASTTSAKAMLYDSETDKFESVAREYSDDYSTVEDINQAEAVYQQMIAVGREVLNWRSVDVIALSGTWHSVFLCDRTMRPTTPVYLWNYTGAKDICKRYRQDDAYVRDFYQRTGCMVNAIYPVFKLDLLRETGRDVDNSYIMSQGAYLTYRMTGGRVSTRCLSSGTGLMNIHSREYDPQILAEHRIQEWQLSRLVDDDASFPLTQEAANLLGVRSGIPVIPTNSDGGLNQVGVGAIRKGVATFSVGTSGPFVSAPTPR; translated from the coding sequence ATGCGAATACTTGCACTGGAAGCGAGTACGACGTCGGCTAAAGCCATGCTCTACGACAGCGAAACGGACAAGTTCGAGAGCGTCGCGCGGGAGTACAGCGACGACTACTCCACCGTGGAAGACATCAACCAGGCTGAAGCCGTTTACCAGCAAATGATCGCAGTGGGGCGCGAGGTCTTGAACTGGCGCAGCGTCGATGTGATTGCTCTCAGCGGCACCTGGCACAGCGTATTCCTCTGTGATCGGACCATGCGCCCCACCACACCTGTGTACTTGTGGAACTACACGGGTGCGAAGGATATCTGCAAGAGATATCGGCAGGACGACGCATATGTCCGTGACTTCTATCAGCGCACCGGTTGCATGGTCAATGCCATCTATCCCGTATTCAAACTTGATCTGCTACGCGAGACGGGACGGGATGTAGACAATTCCTACATCATGAGCCAAGGTGCCTACCTCACCTATCGCATGACGGGTGGGCGGGTCTCCACGCGCTGCTTGAGCAGCGGCACCGGCCTGATGAATATCCACAGCCGAGAATACGATCCGCAGATTCTGGCCGAACACCGTATCCAAGAATGGCAGCTCAGCCGCCTCGTGGACGACGACGCCTCCTTCCCTCTGACGCAAGAGGCCGCGAATCTGCTGGGCGTACGCAGCGGCATTCCCGTGATTCCAACCAACTCAGATGGCGGACTCAACCAAGTGGGTGTGGGGGCGATTCGGAAAGGCGTCGCAACGTTTTCCGTCGGCACGTCTGGGCCATTCGTCTCAGCTCCGACACCCCGGTAA
- a CDS encoding FGGY-family carbohydrate kinase, which translates to MTEEADTPVFLPFLFGERCPGWNDERRGGFLNVEASHTANDLYRAAQEGVLFNLYQCYKVLAEANGAPTEVMLSGGILKSSAWTQMAADIFGVPMSVNDVEQGSLLGAIILGMEQQGLIDDVRDYKPTVVRTIDPDPSHRDFYEEKFARYLECYENNC; encoded by the coding sequence GTGACAGAGGAGGCGGATACACCGGTGTTCCTCCCCTTCCTGTTCGGCGAGCGATGCCCGGGATGGAATGATGAGCGGCGCGGCGGCTTCCTGAACGTAGAAGCCAGCCACACCGCCAATGACCTCTATCGCGCCGCGCAGGAGGGCGTACTCTTCAACCTCTACCAGTGCTACAAGGTTCTTGCGGAAGCCAACGGAGCTCCAACCGAGGTAATGCTCTCGGGCGGGATTCTCAAGTCATCTGCATGGACGCAAATGGCAGCGGATATCTTCGGTGTGCCCATGTCCGTTAACGACGTTGAGCAGGGTTCTTTGCTGGGGGCGATTATCCTCGGAATGGAGCAGCAGGGGCTCATCGACGATGTGCGGGATTACAAGCCGACCGTCGTTCGCACCATCGATCCCGACCCTTCGCACCGTGACTTCTACGAGGAGAAGTTTGCTCGCTACCTCGAGTGCTACGAGAACAATTGCTGA
- a CDS encoding phosphoglycerate dehydrogenase has product MSKVIVTARSFGKTNDEAEQLLREHGCDVVRINAGTEAVEQQVRREIVDVDAVVAGLEEYDADVIASARNLKVISRYGVGYDKVDVEAAKARGIAVTFTPGANGDSVADLAVTLMLSAARNICYMNRTLQRPSGLEMYQKTLGVIGVGRIGKGVARRCRGFDMDVLLYDAFYQDQEFADAVGGKFVDLETLIRESDFISIHANLNDSTHNMFSTAQFRAMKSTAVLVNTARGGIVDEDALYDALRDGEIYAAALDAVADESNEANNRLRELDNCILTPHAGAATREASAKMSLMAAQNVVDVLESGTCANLVPPLR; this is encoded by the coding sequence ATGAGCAAGGTAATTGTGACCGCCCGGTCCTTCGGGAAAACCAACGACGAAGCAGAGCAGCTTCTACGGGAGCATGGCTGCGACGTCGTGCGGATCAACGCGGGAACAGAGGCCGTAGAACAGCAAGTGCGGCGCGAAATCGTCGACGTCGACGCCGTCGTCGCCGGACTGGAGGAATACGACGCGGACGTTATCGCCAGCGCACGTAATCTGAAGGTCATCTCGCGCTATGGCGTCGGGTATGACAAGGTCGATGTGGAGGCCGCGAAGGCGCGCGGGATCGCGGTCACCTTTACCCCCGGAGCCAACGGGGATTCGGTGGCCGATCTGGCCGTGACGCTGATGCTCAGCGCGGCCCGAAACATTTGCTACATGAACAGGACGCTGCAACGCCCGTCCGGGCTCGAGATGTACCAGAAGACCCTGGGCGTGATCGGCGTCGGGCGCATTGGCAAGGGCGTGGCGCGGCGTTGCCGGGGCTTCGACATGGATGTGCTGCTGTATGACGCCTTCTATCAGGACCAGGAGTTTGCCGACGCCGTCGGCGGGAAGTTCGTGGATCTGGAGACGCTGATCCGCGAGTCCGATTTCATCTCCATTCACGCCAATCTGAACGATTCGACACACAACATGTTCAGCACCGCGCAGTTCCGGGCGATGAAGAGTACAGCTGTGTTGGTAAACACCGCGCGCGGCGGCATTGTAGATGAGGATGCCCTGTATGACGCGCTGCGCGACGGCGAGATATATGCGGCGGCGCTCGACGCAGTTGCCGATGAGAGTAACGAGGCGAATAACCGGCTGCGGGAGTTGGACAACTGCATTCTCACGCCTCATGCCGGCGCGGCGACGCGGGAGGCGTCCGCGAAGATGTCGCTGATGGCGGCGCAGAACGTTGTTGACGTGTTGGAAAGTGGGACCTGCGCGAATCTGGTCCCGCCCCTGCGGTAA
- the eda gene encoding bifunctional 4-hydroxy-2-oxoglutarate aldolase/2-dehydro-3-deoxy-phosphogluconate aldolase codes for MVDVIDECRKCGLVPVVVLEDAADAVPLARAMLAGGINVMEITFRTDAAEESIRAVTAEVPGMLVGAGTVRNLDECRRALAAGANFVVSPALDVEVVAHCLDADVPVLPGTATPTDINTARNLGLRLVKFFPAGAYGGLKALKALHGPFPDMLFLPTGGVNSGNAGDYLRTPYVVAVGGSWVCPEADIMAHRFEKITELCAAARESIDAARA; via the coding sequence ATGGTAGATGTAATCGACGAGTGTAGGAAGTGCGGGCTTGTGCCCGTCGTCGTGCTGGAGGACGCAGCGGATGCGGTGCCGCTTGCGCGGGCCATGCTGGCCGGCGGTATCAACGTCATGGAGATCACCTTCCGCACCGACGCCGCGGAGGAGTCCATCCGCGCGGTCACCGCCGAGGTCCCCGGAATGCTGGTTGGCGCCGGTACGGTGCGTAATCTCGATGAATGCCGCCGTGCGCTGGCGGCAGGAGCGAACTTCGTGGTGTCTCCCGCACTGGATGTGGAGGTCGTGGCGCACTGCTTGGATGCCGACGTGCCCGTGCTGCCGGGGACGGCGACGCCAACGGATATCAACACCGCCCGCAACCTGGGACTGCGACTGGTGAAGTTCTTCCCGGCAGGTGCTTATGGCGGTCTCAAGGCACTCAAGGCCCTGCATGGGCCGTTCCCGGACATGCTGTTCCTCCCCACCGGCGGCGTGAACAGCGGGAATGCTGGCGACTACCTGCGCACCCCCTACGTCGTGGCGGTCGGCGGGAGCTGGGTGTGCCCGGAGGCAGATATCATGGCGCATCGCTTCGAGAAGATCACCGAGCTGTGTGCCGCCGCGCGTGAATCAATCGACGCCGCGCGAGCGTAG